Proteins found in one Candidatus Cloacimonadota bacterium genomic segment:
- a CDS encoding (2Fe-2S)-binding protein, with protein MINLKFKVNGKTVILDVPDNMRLLDILREKLGLTGTKEGCGIGECGACTVIMNGKAVCSCMMLASQVQGKEIITIEGVETNCKLSKLQENFIKYGAVQCGFCTPGMIMSATALLMENPNPTEKEIKTAISGNLCRCTGYIQIIQAIKATAKMIK; from the coding sequence ATGATAAACTTAAAATTTAAAGTAAATGGAAAAACTGTTATTTTAGATGTGCCTGATAATATGCGTCTATTGGACATATTAAGAGAAAAATTAGGACTAACAGGAACCAAAGAAGGATGTGGAATTGGAGAATGTGGTGCTTGCACAGTTATTATGAATGGAAAAGCGGTCTGCTCCTGCATGATGCTTGCCAGTCAAGTTCAGGGTAAGGAAATCATAACTATTGAGGGTGTGGAAACTAATTGCAAATTATCAAAATTACAAGAAAATTTTATCAAATATGGTGCTGTCCAATGCGGGTTCTGCACCCCTGGAATGATAATGAGTGCAACTGCGTTGCTGATGGAAAATCCAAATCCAACTGAAAAAGAAATCAAAACAGCAATTTCTGGAAATCTCTGTAGATGTACAGGTTATATACAAATTATTCAGGCAATTAAGGCAACTGCAAAAATGATTAAATAG